The nucleotide sequence TGCCAAAATGTCACCACTTTGGCTATGACCTATCATGAATTTGACTACAGACTCCTGAACCCCAGCTTCAATCATCTTGTTTATGAACCATTTTCTGGCGTATTTCAGTGGGAGACCTCGCTTAACAAAGTATCCTCCAACTCCGTCATACGTCACTCTGAATCTCCTTAACCTTTCCGCCAATTCGACTGGCATAAACACATAGTAGGATATCTTGCTCTTTCTCCTCCAGCCAAGCTCATAGTAGGCTATTCCGTCTTCTATGTGAAGTTTGCTCCTGTCGAATTCATTGACCAACTTGATTGCTTCCTTAACCCTGATGCCGCTGAAAACACACACAAGGCCAACAAGGAGATAGTCCTCCCTTGTTACCTTGCTTAAAGCCTGTCTAACTTCCTCATCGCTTGGCAACCTGACGTCAATCCCGTCTGGCCTCTCTTTTAAGAGTTTCAGGAGGCTTGAGGCAAATTCCTCACTAATCATGCCTTTCTCCAGTTGGAACCGGATTAGTGCTCTTACACTCCTAACAAACCAATTCCACCGTCCACTTTTGCCACTATCAACCTTGGAGAGGATTCCTCTTAGGTCAGCTGGGCTTGTGATGTCAGCCTCACCAAGATACTTGTCGAGATAGCGGATATAGTCCCGAGCAACATCTTTGTTTAGTTTGTTGTTAAGGTAGCGAGCAAACTCCTCTCTGATTGGCAGATAAGTGAGCCTATCCCTGCTGTTGCTGGCTGTTTTGCGGTTTTGCTGACCCTTACGAGGCGGAGGTCCGGGGTTCGAATCCCCGCGGGCCCACCATTCAACTCAAAAACGTTTCTAACAAAAAGTTTGATTAAGAATAACTGGTATTTGCTCAAATTCTGGATTATGCCCTCTGTCTTTATAGGGGATACGAAATCAAGATTTACACAAACAAAGTTTTCAGGAAAAGCTTTTTATTTCGTAAAATGTTTAACAATAGTGTAAAGCTTTGGGAGGTATGTTCATGGGAGTTGAAAAGGTTCCAAAATACGATATTCCTGTTAAAAAGGTTGAATATGTTTTTATTGAACTGGAAAAAATGAAACCTCACGAGCAGCTAGTTCAAAAGGAACTTGAAGCATTCATTGAAAGTGTTACAGGTTCAGGCGTTTTCTGGAAGCCTATGCTTCTGGCTAAAGTTCCTGGAGAGGATATGTACTTAATTGTGGATGGTCACCACAGATGGGCTGGTCTTATGAAGCTTGGGGCTAAGAAAGCCCCATCAGTAATTTTGGACTACTTCAGTGACGATGTAAAGGTTTATACTTGGTATCCAGCATTCAAAGGTGATTTAGATAAGGTTCTGGAAAGGTTAAAGAAAGAAGGGCTTACAGTTGAAGAGTGCCAAAATGCAGAAGAACTAGCGGAGAAAGGGGAAATTGCCTTCGCTCTCATCGGTAAACATAAAGCATTCAAGATTCCAGGTGGATTACAAGAACAAAAAATTGTGAGCAAAGTTCTTGATGAAATGAGTGTTGAAGGAGAAATTGAACTTATTTACTATGGTCTTAAAGAAGATGCAAAAGAGGATATGGACAAAGGAGAAATTGACTACGTCTTTATCAGAAAAGCACCAAGCAAAGAAGAAGTAATGGAGCTAGTGAAAAAAGGAGAAGTTTTCTCACCAAAGACAACGAGGCATGTATTGCCATTTATACCAGACAAAATTGATGTCAAGCTTGAAGACCTCTTCTGAAAAAGTTTTTAACCTCTCTTTTTTAGTTCTTTTTGACCAATGATGACGGATCAACCGGCTGAATAGTAGTGATGATATCGGTCTTGTCTGAGGTGTGTAAATTGATCAGGGCAGTTATCTTTGATGTTGACGAAACGTTGATATATTATGAAAATTACAATGCTCAAGAATGGTTTAACAGCTATCTCAAACCTGCATTCCAACGACATAGTATAAATGTAGATTTTGAAACATACAGGAAGATGGTTAAGGGGATTCTTCCTCGAAGTTATGTTGAAAAGCTCGGAATTAACCATGTGGAGTTCTGGAAGCTTGTCGATAATGTAAATCTTAAATATCGGAGAGTGTTGGCAAAAGAGGGTAAGATTAAGATTTTTCCAGATGTTTCTCAAACTCTCCAAGAGCTAAAAACAATGAGATTGAAACTTGCTGCTGTAAGCAACGCTTCTCAGGACTGTACAGAATTCGTGCTGGAGCTTTTTGATTTGAGAAAGTATTTTGAAGTAATTTTTGGCAAAGATTATTCATATCTCGATGGTGCAAAGCCAAATCCATACCTAATCCAAAAATCCCTTAAAGTTCTGAATGTTTCTCCCAGCGAAGCTCTCGTTGTTGGAGACAGTGAGCTGGATGTAAAAGCAGCACATAGAGCTGGAATTAAAGCAGTTCAAGTTTTGAGGTTTGATAATTTTGTGGAAGAAGCTGACTATCATGTTAGAGATCTCAATGAGCTTGTGGATTTAGTCAAAAAGTTAGTGAATGAAGAGAGACATTAATGTAATCTTTTCAAACGACACTACGACAGAATACGTAATATTACAAACAGCAAAATTGCCAAGAGTGTAAGGACTATTGTAACTCCAATAGCCTCTTCCTCCTTGAGCTTATACTGTGTTAGGATAACATTAGCAACAATAGCTGGAGGCATTGAAGCTTCAACAAGTACCGCCCAAAATATATCTCTCGGGGCTTTAAGTGTTAGGAAAACAAAAATAAAAGGCAAAACTATCCTAAAAGCCGCAACTTCAATTAGCTTTTTCACTTCAAACTTTCTCAGGTTTATTGTAGATCCAAAATAAATTAAAATCAACGGAATACTCCACCATCCAATTTTGTTCAGCATATTAAGGAACTGCGGAGGAAGTTCTATCCCACCTAACACAAAAAATAGGGCCAATAAATTCGCACTTACAGGAGGGAATTTCAATGCTCTTTTTATTGTTTCCGTCAATGAAGCTCTGCCACTTGAGTAATGAGCGGCTATAAAGCTTGAAATCGGCAGAGCTATAAGCGTATTTGTGCTTGCATAAATGATTGCTGGAGTCAAATCATTTAGGAATAAGCTTGCTATTGGAAATCCTAAGGCAACGGTATTTGGATATATTGAGAGAATCATTAAAGCAGCTTTCCATTTCTCGTCTTTTAACCTGAGACCATAGAGATATGCACCAAGAAATGAAACTCCAATTACCAGAAACACATAAATGAAAACTACCCTCACCTCCATTAAATATGCCAAGTCCTTTGAAGCAACGTTTGAGAATACATAAAACGCTAAAAGAACATTACTGGCAAGAAATCTAATTACAGAAAAAGGTTTTCGTGATTTAATCACTCTTTTCAGCAAAAATCCAATTGCTATCAACGAGAGCATCTCTGGAATATTCATGGTTTGAACTCAGTTTGGGTGTTAAAATCTTTTTTGGTATTAGCGGTCAAAGAATGTATTCATTTTCGACCAATAAATTTTTATATACTAAACACTCAATTTTAGTACAGAAAAATGTACTACAAAAATTTGTACCGTGATGAAAATGGAGGATTTGAGGAGACAACTTGAAGAGCTTAAGAAAAGGTTGGAGGTGCTTGAAGAAAGCATAGACCCGGTAGATGAGATAATGCTATCCATTAAGATGCGTCTAAGGAAGAAGCTTGAAGCCGGGAGCTTAGAACTAAATGAGGAAAAAGCCGCAAAGATTCTCAAAAGTCTTGCCAATCCAGATAGAATTAGGATTCTCAAAATGCTCTCGGAGAGACCTATGTCTTTCAAGGAGATTAAAGATGTCTTGGGAGTTGAGAGTCCTACTGTTTCTCACCATCTCAAGCTCCTTAAAAAAACTGGAATGGTGAGGAGTGTTGAAATGTATGAGATTACCGAAAATGGTCGCTTACTTTTGCGCTTACTTGAAATTATCACTGCTTTAGGGGAGGTGGAAGAATGAAATGGGATTATAGTATTTTCGAGGAAAAAAGCTTACGATTCAGGCTTGCTGAATATCTAAAAACGCTAACTGCATTAATGCTAATCCTCTGGCTCCTAAAAGGACCTCTTAGGCTCACTCCCTATAATGATTACATGGTCTACGCAATAATAGGCTTGATTTTTGCCTTTGAGCTGTTGGGTGTGGGTAAATGGATGGGAGTAACCCTTAGTGGTATTATATTTGCTTTAGCCAAGGCCTCATTCTGGACAAGTATCTTCCTGTTCTTTGGGAAGTGGCTTGGAATGTCACCTAAGCTAAGCGGTTACGCTGGGACTGCATTTGCTTATGCTGTTGTTCTGATGATAGCTGGAGTCCTAACAGCAAAGTTCAGCAAGGAGAGATTTGAGTTAAAGGTCGAAGGGAAAGCCTACGAATTTAAAGGGGCTGACTTTGGTGATGTAAAAGTTCAAGGTGACGGTAAGGTATATCCAATAAAGTTTGGAAAGAAAAAGGCTGGGTGGGTGATAGATGGAGATGTTGAGGTCATAGCAAAAACACCGCTGGGCGAGATTAGAAAGAGACTCATCTCTCCAGTTGCAATTTGGACTTCTGTCAATATAGCCGGTGAAAGGACTTCTTCTGATCCAGCATTCGTAGAGCGAGTAAATGAGCTGATAAATCCCGACAGACTCTACAAGAAGAACAAAAGCGATACTGTTGTTGACCTTGGCTTCATAAAGGTTTACGAAGGAGAAGGGTTTGAATATGTGAAGCTACCATTCATTGAGGTTATAGAAACACCAAGCGGTGAAGAGGTTAGAATAGGCCCAATTAGAATTCGTGAAGGACATCCAGAGAAACCATCAAGTGAGATGCTCACCATAAGAGAGCTCACCAACGGATTCCAGCTTACGAAAGTTGGAGGCAGGCTGAAAGTTCAGACAGAGGATTACTCAATAGAGGTTAGCGATGAAAGGGTCGTATATAGGAGTGGGAATGAAAGTTTAACTTTGGGAACGGATTACGTCTCACTTCACTCTGGAGAGATTTCAATAACTGTGGGAAGGGGTAGAGCCAAGATACGCATTGAAGATGTAGTTATTTCGGCTAGAGAAGGAAAGGTTAGGATTAGGGTTGGCGGGAAGAGTTACTCCATCGAAAGTTCTCAGGCTTACAAATTGGTTCTTGAGAAGGCAAAGGAAATCGTGGAGGAGCAAAGCACCGAGCTTATTGAAGGCTTGGGAATAGACAGAGCAAAGCTGAACAAGCGTGTAAAGGAGCTATTGGACGAGCTGATGCAGTATCTGGGGTGAGAATAGTGATATTTGAAAGTGTTGAAAAGATTAAGGTAAGCATAGAAAACGGTACCATAACAGTTGAAGGATGGAATGAGGGCTATGTTGAAGTTGAGTACACTGCAACTGACGAAGCGGGTATTATAACAAAAATGGAGGGGAACAAACTTATTATCGAGACTCCCCGAAGAAGATTTTTCAAGCTGTTTAAGAACTCTCCAAAAGGCGAAGTAAATGTCAAGATTAATATCCCCTCAGATGTTCCAGTTCAAGTTGTAATTGCAAACGGCTCTGTTAATGGTAGAAATGCTTTATTCGAGCTAATTAGCAGTGTAAACTGTGATATATCCCTTGAAGGCTGCAGGGCAAAAACCTTGGCAACGGTAAGCGGCAGAATAAGGGCATCAATAAAGACCGCAGATTCTCTGACCGTAGCCACTGTGAACGGTCCAATTGAATTAACCTTAGAGGAGCTTGAAGACAACGTTACGGTGAGTAGTGTAAATGGAGATATTCATATATTCCTGAGTGAATTCTGCGACGCTAAAATAAGAGCAAATGCAGTCAACGGCAGTATTCACATAGAAGATACCCACAGCATAAATGCAGGCAAATATGGGGTGAATGTAAGCACATTAAATGGTTCGATAACGATTGAGCTCATCTGACCAGTTATCCTCCAAAAGTTTTTTTGAAAAAAATCCAGAGGGTAGTGGAAATGCTCAATCTTGGGAAGAACTTCTGGCTCTACGCCATAGGGAGGTTCATTTCACAGCTCGGCTGGGCAGTTCAAGACGTAGCATTGCCCCTCTACGTCCTTGATGTAACAAAAAGCGGTGCAATGATGAGCATCTTCCTCATAGCCGAGCTGGTTCCTCGTTTAGCTCTATCACCAATTGCGGGTGTTGTAGGCGACAGATACAACAGAAAAGCCCTTATGGTGTGGCTCGACATAGCGAGAGGCGTTCTACTCTTTGGAGTAATTGCTTTTGAATTGCTTAATCTCAAGACGCTCTTAATTGTGCAAGTCTTGATGAGCATAATGGGAGCTTTCTTTGCTTCGGCAACAGGTGCCATGTTCGCTGATCTGGTTGAAAAAGATGAGCTTACGAGAGCTACATCAACGGTTCAAACTCTTGGCATAATAGCAAGGATAGCTGGGCCACTTCTAGGTGGCATTATCTACGCTTTTGGAGGCATAAGGTTAGCGCTCTTAATAAACGCAGTCTCGTTCTTTGGCTCTGGACTATTTGAGATGTTCATACATTATGAATGGAAAACAAAAGAACTGAAGGGCATAAGCGAAATTAAAGGAGATTTGTTAGAAGGTTTGAGGTTCATCAAGACGAAAAGGGCTTTAATGATTTTAATGAGTTATGCCTTGCTCATCAACTTCCTCTTCAATCCAATTGGAGCCGTCGTTTTGCCCTACGTCTTCAGGATTCAAATTGGCTTCTCAGCCCAGCAGTTCGGGGCATTGCAAACCGCTATAATGGTGGGCATGCTACTTGGAAATGCTCTGATAATGGCAAAGCTTGGCAATAAGGCAGAGATGTTGCTGTTCAAAGCTCTGTTCATGGAGTTGACTCTATTCTTGGTGATAACTCTGCTATGCTCACCATTCATAAGCTTAGAGGTCTGGACACTGTTTGTGGTGTTTATAGCAATTGATGTTTTACTGGGAATCTTGAATGCTCTCGTGAATGTCCCGATTTCAGCGAAACTGCAGAAGATGGTGCCGAGTGAGCTTAGGGGAAGGGTATTCTCGGTGTTTGAAATGCTTGCAATGGGGACGACTCCAATAGGAATGGCAATTGTCGGAGTTCTTTTAGAGAGTCTTCGGCCATATCAGCTGATGATTATCTCATGGCTCGCTGGATTTGGAGTCACTTTATATTATTTCATCAGATATGAGAGCGTTATCTTGGCACCAGAAGCTGAGAAAGAAGGAATTTAAAAATCACTCAAGCCAAATGCTGTCGTCTCCGAAGTAGTTCAACTTAACGACAAAAAGCCTAAATGGCTCTTCATTTTCATTGATGACCCAGTGAACAGTCTTGGGCTTAACTAAAAAGATATCTCCAGGCTTTGCATCATATTCTTTTTCTCCAATGCCGAGCTGTGCTTGTCCGCTAATTATGTAAAACAGCTCGTACTGCTTCTCGTGATAGTGCTTTGGAACAGTCTGCTTAGGCTTAATCTCGACTATTTGGGCATAACTCCCTTCAGGAAGCTCGCCCTCAAATAATGGAGCTTTCTTGTAAGTTCCCCTATCAATGAACTCATTAATTTCGGCTTTCATTTCCTTCACCTCTAGTGTAATTTAATTTTACTTCTCTAAAAAGACTTCCTTCAGATGAGTATTTAAGTGTTCAAATCTGCGCAAAATCCTTTTATATGGTGGTAATGTAGATTACTTGAGGAATAAATTCGAGGTGATCAACATGCAAGATGTTCTTGAAAAAGCCCTTGAATGGGCGATGAACAATCTGAAAGCAGAATACATAGAGTTGCGCTATGAGAATCTCAAAAAGACTAATCTTGAACTTAAGGATGGAACTTTTGTAACATTCACCAACAAAGTTCAAAGAGGAGTTGCAATAAGAGTTCTTGCGGATGGAGCTTGGGGTTTTTCCTCAACCAACCGTTTGGAGAACTTGGAAAAAGCAATTGAAGAGGCATACAAGCTAGCAAAAGCTGGAGCAAAAGCAAAGAGGGAAAAGATTCAGCTTGCTGAGATAAAGCCTGTTGAAGACGTTGTAAAGAGCAAGATGAAGATTAAACCGGCTGAAGTTAACATCGATGACAAAATTGGGCATCTCAAAGAACTTGAAAAACTCCTTAAGGAAGATAAAGTTGTCAAGTCCACAATGGTTCGCTATGAAGATGCAAGCGGTGAAAAAATCCTTCTCACAAACGAAGGGACAAATATAAGGTGGGACGTCAACTATCTTGTCCAGTACATCTGGGCAACTGGAAAAGAAGGAGATAAGTTAGCTGCAAGCAGAGACTCAATAGGGCAGGTAGATTATGGCTGGGAGATATTTGAGACAAAGGAAACCAATGAAGCTGTTGCTCAGAGAGTTTTAAAGAAGCTCCACGCTCAGCTCAACGGTGTTGCACCGAAAAGAGGAGAATTCCCAATTGTTGCGGGGCCAATTATAGTTGGAATCATTGCCCACGAGGCTTTAGGGCACCTAGCTGAGGCAGATCTTACAATCAATTCACCGTTTAAAGACCTCATGGGCAAGCAGATTGCACCGGAGTTCGTTACGATGAGTGAGAGAATCGTTGATGGCGGCTTCGGAAACGACAAATACGATGATGAGGGTGTTCCTGTTAGGGATATCCACATCATTGAGAACGGAATTCTGAAGGAGCTTATGGTCAATAGAGAATATGCCCACAAGTGGGGAATTGAGCCAAATGGGCATGCAAGGGCTCAGGATTACACTTTCCCACCAATCATTAGAATGCGCAACACAGTGTTTGAGCCCGGTGACTGGAGCTTTGAAGAGATGATTGAAGACATTAAGTTCGGCTATTATGTCGTTGACTTCAGAGGAGGTCAAGCTCAGCTCAATTCAGCATTCCAAGTTGGTGTGCAAGAGGGCTATATGATTGAGAACGGTGAAATTACAAAGCCAATAAGAGACACTTCTATCAGCGGAATTGCAATTGAAGCTTTGAAGAAGATAACTGCTGTGGGAAAGGACTTTGGAATTGAGACAGGCTTCTGTGGAAAGGGACAAACTGCATTTGTCAGTTCAGGTGGACCTCACATGAGATTTGATAGAGGAATAATCATCGGGTGATTGAAATGGAAGAACTTATTCGTTACGGTGAAAAGTTTTTTGACGAGCTTGAAATCGCTGTGTATAGAAACAGGGACGTTGGAGTTAACATTGAGCTCAATGAGGTTTCAACATCCTCCGTGAGACAAAGAACGATTACTGTAATTAGGGGCATAAAGGACAAACGCATAGGAATAAGCATAATTGACAGCGAGAGTAAAGAAGAAATCAAGAAGGCGATTGAGGAAGCATATAAGATGGCAAAGCTAAACGCTCCAGATGAGAAGTGGGTTTCACTTCCGGAGCCTGGCAAATATAGAGAGCCAAAGAAGATAAGCAAAGAAGTTAAGGAGGTTTCTCCAGATTACTTTGTGGACTTAGCAACCAAAGCCATCAAGCTTGCCTTGGAGAAAGACAAAGGCTTTGTTGTTGCTGGTGGCGGAGGAGGAGCAGAGTGGAGCGAGAGCTTAATAGTGAATTCTCATGGAATAAACGTCTTCCAAGAGGGGGGTGGGGCTTACTTCTATCTTCAGCTCATTGGTAGGAAAAACGGCAATGTAACGCCAGGTATATTTGAATTTGATGCCAAGCTAGGCTTGAACCTTGAGATTGAGAAGATCGTTGAAGAAGTTGCCCAAAAAGTTAAATGGGCCTACAATGTTGAGAAAAGCAAGACTGAGGAGGCGAAGGTGATAATCGGACCATGGGCAATGGCTTCACTGCTGAGCTATGCTCTCCTCCCGGCCTTCAGCGGTGAAAGGGTAATTAAAGAAACGACACCCTTACTGAACAAAGTTGAACAAAAAATTGCAAGCGAACTTTTGACAATTTACGATGATCCATTCCATGAGCTCAGCTTAAAGCCAGTTATAGCTGATGATGAAGGAGTTCCAACGAGAAAGAACATTCTCATTGAAAATGGCATCTTCAAAGGCTTCGTATGGAACAACTACTGGGCCAAAGTTTATGGAACAGAAAGCACTGGAAACGGGACGAGGAATCTCTCAACAGGTGGAGTTGGCGTAGGATTCCACAGCATTGTCATTGAGAAAGGAAAAGAAAGCCTAAGTGACTTGATAGCTGAGATTGGGCATGGTTATCTCGTTGATGGCTTCCAAGGAGCACACTCAAGCAACCCGGACAACGGAAACTTTGCAGTTGTGGCAAATCCAGCTTTCCTAATTGAGAATGGTGAAATCAAAGGTTCAACAGTCTTTATGATGTCTGGAAATGTTTATGAGCTTATTAACCAGATTTACGCAATCAGCAAAGAGCAAAAGGTAATTCCATTCCACGGAACGACAATAACTCCGTGGATTGCCTTTGAGAATGTTAAGATTGCTGGGAAGTGATTTTCGCTTTCTCTTTTATTCTTCAAATTCAAACTCAACTCCGTTTTCGTCTCCTTCCCAGAGGACAATTCTCTGAAGTCTGACATTTGAAGGTAGT is from Thermococcus paralvinellae and encodes:
- a CDS encoding integrase; protein product: MISEEFASSLLKLLKERPDGIDVRLPSDEEVRQALSKVTREDYLLVGLVCVFSGIRVKEAIKLVNEFDRSKLHIEDGIAYYELGWRRKSKISYYVFMPVELAERLRRFRVTYDGVGGYFVKRGLPLKYARKWFINKMIEAGVQESVVKFMIGHSQSGDILATHYINLFHQARKAYKENVGRLKQALDFPAILNQYNQHSMTKNREETKVTNTPISSRTLVAYQSP
- the serK gene encoding L-serine kinase SerK, with translation MGVEKVPKYDIPVKKVEYVFIELEKMKPHEQLVQKELEAFIESVTGSGVFWKPMLLAKVPGEDMYLIVDGHHRWAGLMKLGAKKAPSVILDYFSDDVKVYTWYPAFKGDLDKVLERLKKEGLTVEECQNAEELAEKGEIAFALIGKHKAFKIPGGLQEQKIVSKVLDEMSVEGEIELIYYGLKEDAKEDMDKGEIDYVFIRKAPSKEEVMELVKKGEVFSPKTTRHVLPFIPDKIDVKLEDLF
- a CDS encoding HAD family hydrolase — protein: MIRAVIFDVDETLIYYENYNAQEWFNSYLKPAFQRHSINVDFETYRKMVKGILPRSYVEKLGINHVEFWKLVDNVNLKYRRVLAKEGKIKIFPDVSQTLQELKTMRLKLAAVSNASQDCTEFVLELFDLRKYFEVIFGKDYSYLDGAKPNPYLIQKSLKVLNVSPSEALVVGDSELDVKAAHRAGIKAVQVLRFDNFVEEADYHVRDLNELVDLVKKLVNEERH
- a CDS encoding AEC family transporter; this translates as MNIPEMLSLIAIGFLLKRVIKSRKPFSVIRFLASNVLLAFYVFSNVASKDLAYLMEVRVVFIYVFLVIGVSFLGAYLYGLRLKDEKWKAALMILSIYPNTVALGFPIASLFLNDLTPAIIYASTNTLIALPISSFIAAHYSSGRASLTETIKRALKFPPVSANLLALFFVLGGIELPPQFLNMLNKIGWWSIPLILIYFGSTINLRKFEVKKLIEVAAFRIVLPFIFVFLTLKAPRDIFWAVLVEASMPPAIVANVILTQYKLKEEEAIGVTIVLTLLAILLFVILRILS
- a CDS encoding ArsR/SmtB family transcription factor, which translates into the protein MEDLRRQLEELKKRLEVLEESIDPVDEIMLSIKMRLRKKLEAGSLELNEEKAAKILKSLANPDRIRILKMLSERPMSFKEIKDVLGVESPTVSHHLKLLKKTGMVRSVEMYEITENGRLLLRLLEIITALGEVEE
- a CDS encoding DUF4097 family beta strand repeat-containing protein — its product is MIFESVEKIKVSIENGTITVEGWNEGYVEVEYTATDEAGIITKMEGNKLIIETPRRRFFKLFKNSPKGEVNVKINIPSDVPVQVVIANGSVNGRNALFELISSVNCDISLEGCRAKTLATVSGRIRASIKTADSLTVATVNGPIELTLEELEDNVTVSSVNGDIHIFLSEFCDAKIRANAVNGSIHIEDTHSINAGKYGVNVSTLNGSITIELI
- a CDS encoding MFS transporter, which produces MLNLGKNFWLYAIGRFISQLGWAVQDVALPLYVLDVTKSGAMMSIFLIAELVPRLALSPIAGVVGDRYNRKALMVWLDIARGVLLFGVIAFELLNLKTLLIVQVLMSIMGAFFASATGAMFADLVEKDELTRATSTVQTLGIIARIAGPLLGGIIYAFGGIRLALLINAVSFFGSGLFEMFIHYEWKTKELKGISEIKGDLLEGLRFIKTKRALMILMSYALLINFLFNPIGAVVLPYVFRIQIGFSAQQFGALQTAIMVGMLLGNALIMAKLGNKAEMLLFKALFMELTLFLVITLLCSPFISLEVWTLFVVFIAIDVLLGILNALVNVPISAKLQKMVPSELRGRVFSVFEMLAMGTTPIGMAIVGVLLESLRPYQLMIISWLAGFGVTLYYFIRYESVILAPEAEKEGI
- a CDS encoding cupin domain-containing protein, whose translation is MKAEINEFIDRGTYKKAPLFEGELPEGSYAQIVEIKPKQTVPKHYHEKQYELFYIISGQAQLGIGEKEYDAKPGDIFLVKPKTVHWVINENEEPFRLFVVKLNYFGDDSIWLE
- a CDS encoding TldD/PmbA family protein, which produces MQDVLEKALEWAMNNLKAEYIELRYENLKKTNLELKDGTFVTFTNKVQRGVAIRVLADGAWGFSSTNRLENLEKAIEEAYKLAKAGAKAKREKIQLAEIKPVEDVVKSKMKIKPAEVNIDDKIGHLKELEKLLKEDKVVKSTMVRYEDASGEKILLTNEGTNIRWDVNYLVQYIWATGKEGDKLAASRDSIGQVDYGWEIFETKETNEAVAQRVLKKLHAQLNGVAPKRGEFPIVAGPIIVGIIAHEALGHLAEADLTINSPFKDLMGKQIAPEFVTMSERIVDGGFGNDKYDDEGVPVRDIHIIENGILKELMVNREYAHKWGIEPNGHARAQDYTFPPIIRMRNTVFEPGDWSFEEMIEDIKFGYYVVDFRGGQAQLNSAFQVGVQEGYMIENGEITKPIRDTSISGIAIEALKKITAVGKDFGIETGFCGKGQTAFVSSGGPHMRFDRGIIIG
- a CDS encoding TldD/PmbA family protein, with protein sequence MEELIRYGEKFFDELEIAVYRNRDVGVNIELNEVSTSSVRQRTITVIRGIKDKRIGISIIDSESKEEIKKAIEEAYKMAKLNAPDEKWVSLPEPGKYREPKKISKEVKEVSPDYFVDLATKAIKLALEKDKGFVVAGGGGGAEWSESLIVNSHGINVFQEGGGAYFYLQLIGRKNGNVTPGIFEFDAKLGLNLEIEKIVEEVAQKVKWAYNVEKSKTEEAKVIIGPWAMASLLSYALLPAFSGERVIKETTPLLNKVEQKIASELLTIYDDPFHELSLKPVIADDEGVPTRKNILIENGIFKGFVWNNYWAKVYGTESTGNGTRNLSTGGVGVGFHSIVIEKGKESLSDLIAEIGHGYLVDGFQGAHSSNPDNGNFAVVANPAFLIENGEIKGSTVFMMSGNVYELINQIYAISKEQKVIPFHGTTITPWIAFENVKIAGK